Proteins encoded within one genomic window of Dyadobacter chenhuakuii:
- a CDS encoding NAD(P)H-dependent oxidoreductase: protein MKTLIIITHPTIGESTINKRWMEELLKFPEEYTVHQLYDAYPDEKIDVRAEQRLVEQYDKIVFQFPYYWFNIPSLLKKWFDQVMTHGWAYGSKSGYCMKGKKIALAISLGVEKEELSNAGIYKYPLNELTRPFELSFEYVKAEYQPAFAFYGMEFNVSDSHIELGVRSYMKYLSEF, encoded by the coding sequence ATGAAGACTTTAATCATTATTACGCACCCAACCATTGGCGAGTCTACCATCAATAAAAGGTGGATGGAGGAGCTGCTAAAGTTTCCAGAAGAGTACACTGTTCACCAGTTGTACGATGCATATCCAGACGAAAAGATAGATGTCCGGGCTGAGCAGCGCCTAGTTGAGCAATACGATAAGATTGTATTCCAATTTCCCTACTACTGGTTTAATATTCCCTCATTGTTAAAAAAATGGTTCGACCAGGTTATGACACACGGCTGGGCGTATGGTAGTAAAAGTGGATACTGCATGAAAGGAAAAAAAATAGCACTGGCCATATCGTTGGGAGTTGAAAAGGAGGAGTTGAGTAACGCAGGGATATACAAATATCCGCTCAACGAGCTCACAAGGCCATTCGAGCTAAGTTTTGAATATGTCAAAGCGGAATACCAACCGGCATTTGCTTTTTACGGTATGGAATTCAATGTTTCTGATAGCCACATCGAATTGGGTGTAAGATCATATATGAAATACTTGTCAGAATTTTAA
- a CDS encoding winged helix-turn-helix transcriptional regulator yields MSKIKQTSTNFSNKSALSEECPEAYASTVIGGQWTLVICSWLLSGKLRFGELKKKLPNITERMLTLQLRKLEENMIVKRTVYAEVPPRVEYELTQIGYDLKPVIKELENWGDRHKKLTSQ; encoded by the coding sequence ATGAGTAAGATTAAGCAGACATCGACCAATTTCTCCAACAAGAGTGCATTAAGTGAAGAATGCCCAGAGGCTTATGCTTCAACTGTTATTGGCGGACAGTGGACACTGGTCATCTGCTCCTGGTTATTGAGCGGTAAGCTTCGGTTTGGGGAACTGAAAAAGAAGTTGCCAAACATTACCGAACGTATGTTGACCTTACAGCTCCGTAAGCTTGAAGAAAATATGATAGTCAAAAGAACCGTATATGCAGAAGTGCCACCCCGCGTCGAATATGAATTAACTCAAATAGGATACGACTTAAAACCTGTCATCAAAGAGTTGGAAAATTGGGGGGATCGTCATAAAAAATTAACTAGTCAATAA
- a CDS encoding carbon-nitrogen hydrolase family protein, whose translation MKLCVAQTKPVKGDISGNIVEHLGLIKQAIEEQADVIIFPELSLTGYEPELAVELVMHLDDSRLQPFQDLSDANGIIIGVGLPTRGSNGILISLLVFIPNQPRQVYSKQYLHADEEPYFIPGRKPVLIRWKERTISFAICYEVFVPEHACSVIQNGADIYIASVAKSAKGVVRAYKRLAQIAGDFGITVLMANSVGYQDNFQSAGFSASWSKDGELAGQLGDEADKLLLFNL comes from the coding sequence ATGAAGCTATGTGTCGCGCAAACTAAACCAGTTAAAGGTGACATTTCAGGAAATATTGTTGAGCACCTTGGTCTTATCAAACAGGCAATCGAAGAGCAAGCCGATGTTATTATTTTCCCGGAACTATCATTAACGGGATATGAACCTGAATTAGCGGTTGAGCTAGTGATGCATTTGGACGATTCTCGGTTACAACCATTTCAGGATTTAAGCGATGCTAATGGCATTATTATTGGCGTTGGCTTACCTACCAGAGGTAGTAATGGTATCCTAATCAGCTTGCTAGTCTTTATTCCTAATCAGCCTAGACAGGTTTACTCCAAACAATATCTTCATGCTGACGAAGAGCCTTATTTCATACCGGGTAGAAAGCCGGTCTTGATAAGGTGGAAGGAGAGAACAATCTCTTTTGCAATCTGTTATGAAGTTTTTGTACCAGAACATGCCTGTAGTGTTATTCAAAATGGTGCTGATATCTACATTGCTAGCGTTGCAAAAAGTGCCAAAGGAGTGGTACGTGCGTACAAACGGCTAGCTCAGATAGCCGGTGATTTTGGAATTACAGTGTTAATGGCCAACAGTGTGGGGTATCAGGATAACTTCCAAAGTGCTGGCTTTTCCGCTAGTTGGAGTAAGGACGGTGAGCTGGCTGGACAATTAGGTGATGAAGCTGATAAACTATTACTGTTTAATTTGTAG
- a CDS encoding SDR family NAD(P)-dependent oxidoreductase: MKKLENKIALVTGGSRGIGAAISKKLAREGATVLFTFSHATEKAQAVVAEIKEAGGNAVAIQADSSDSQQITDTVNAAIAKFGHIDILVSNAGIYIGKAFEDHTLEDYERIMSINVRAVYLAAHAVAKQMSAGGRIITIGSNLADNSLSSQTTLYTMSKSALQGFTRGLARDLGPKGITVNLVQPGPIDTDMNPSNTEHAEFLRGRMAIPKYGTGEDIAGLVSFLASEEGNFITGSALTIDGGFNA; this comes from the coding sequence ATGAAAAAGTTAGAGAATAAAATAGCGCTGGTAACTGGTGGCAGCCGTGGTATCGGAGCAGCAATCAGCAAAAAATTAGCCCGCGAAGGTGCAACAGTCCTGTTCACCTTTTCGCATGCAACTGAGAAGGCCCAAGCAGTGGTGGCTGAAATCAAGGAAGCAGGCGGAAATGCAGTAGCGATTCAGGCAGATAGTTCCGACAGCCAACAGATCACCGATACAGTAAATGCCGCCATCGCAAAGTTTGGTCATATTGATATACTTGTGAGCAATGCAGGCATCTATATTGGAAAGGCATTCGAAGACCATACGCTTGAGGACTATGAGCGCATTATGTCCATCAATGTGCGTGCCGTCTACCTGGCTGCGCATGCGGTAGCAAAACAAATGTCAGCCGGTGGTCGCATTATCACCATCGGGAGCAATTTGGCAGATAATTCATTGAGCTCGCAGACAACTTTGTATACAATGAGCAAGTCAGCCTTACAGGGCTTCACCCGTGGTTTAGCGCGTGATCTGGGGCCAAAAGGCATTACGGTAAATTTGGTACAGCCCGGACCCATTGATACCGATATGAACCCCTCCAATACGGAACATGCTGAGTTTTTAAGGGGCAGGATGGCTATTCCCAAATATGGAACCGGCGAGGATATTGCAGGTTTGGTGTCTTTTTTGGCAAGTGAAGAAGGAAATTTTATTACAGGCTCCGCGCTGACCATTGACGGCGGTTTTAACGCCTGA
- a CDS encoding winged helix-turn-helix transcriptional regulator, producing the protein MAYALGLIGGRWKPAILCRLSNKTMRYGELNRDIEGISERMLVAQLRELENDGIVERQVYPEVPPRVEYRLTALGETLRPVLASMSDWGNMHREQVAAHMQND; encoded by the coding sequence ATGGCCTATGCCTTAGGCCTAATCGGGGGTAGGTGGAAACCTGCGATCCTATGCAGACTTTCCAACAAGACTATGCGTTATGGTGAGCTTAACCGCGATATTGAAGGCATCTCCGAGCGGATGCTGGTAGCACAATTGCGGGAATTAGAAAATGACGGCATTGTAGAGCGTCAGGTATATCCGGAAGTGCCACCGCGCGTCGAGTATAGACTTACAGCACTTGGCGAAACCCTAAGGCCGGTCCTTGCCTCCATGTCCGACTGGGGTAACATGCACCGCGAGCAGGTAGCTGCTCATATGCAAAATGATTAG
- a CDS encoding alpha/beta fold hydrolase, producing MENTVISPNQYTEEELIKHFPGFTHQHANVNGVELHYVDGGSGTPLICLPGWPQTWFSYHPLAQSLAENFRVIIVDIRGMGSSEKPAAGYDKKNMATDILELVKQLGLTKVHLMGHDIGGMVAMSFAFNYPDFVDKLIVLDGSHPSEGMLQMPLIPPAGTFTEKMDTNTPYAWWMGFNQIKALPEKILEGRFQYLLDWLFEYVMIDASKMGTLDRAVYASAYNEAASIRASNAWYQSFTQDIEDAKHYNPLEMPVLGIGSNVSYNYMKMGLPYVATNVKVEGILDSGHYMFEEQPKKVIELVNGFLAF from the coding sequence ATGGAAAACACAGTGATCTCTCCAAATCAATATACAGAAGAAGAATTAATAAAGCACTTTCCTGGCTTTACCCATCAGCATGCAAACGTGAATGGCGTAGAGCTCCATTATGTCGATGGCGGCAGCGGAACGCCTTTGATTTGTTTGCCAGGTTGGCCACAGACCTGGTTCTCCTACCATCCGCTTGCCCAATCACTTGCTGAAAACTTCCGCGTCATTATCGTGGATATCAGAGGGATGGGCAGCTCAGAAAAACCTGCTGCCGGATATGACAAAAAGAACATGGCAACAGATATCCTCGAACTTGTAAAGCAACTTGGACTTACCAAAGTACATTTGATGGGTCATGATATCGGTGGAATGGTAGCGATGAGTTTTGCATTCAATTATCCAGATTTCGTCGACAAGCTGATTGTTCTGGATGGCTCTCACCCCAGTGAGGGCATGTTGCAAATGCCGCTGATTCCGCCAGCAGGAACATTTACAGAAAAGATGGATACCAATACGCCCTATGCCTGGTGGATGGGTTTTAACCAGATTAAAGCATTACCGGAAAAGATCCTGGAAGGACGCTTTCAATATTTGCTTGACTGGCTTTTCGAATACGTAATGATCGATGCCAGCAAAATGGGCACGCTCGACCGCGCTGTCTATGCTTCCGCATACAACGAGGCGGCAAGTATCCGGGCGTCCAATGCCTGGTACCAGTCATTTACCCAAGATATAGAAGACGCTAAACATTATAATCCCCTTGAAATGCCCGTTTTGGGGATCGGCAGCAATGTGAGCTACAACTACATGAAAATGGGTTTGCCTTACGTAGCCACGAATGTAAAAGTCGAAGGCATATTGGATAGCGGACACTATATGTTCGAAGAACAACCAAAAAAAGTCATTGAACTGGTGAACGGCTTTTTAGCATTCTAA
- a CDS encoding Crp/Fnr family transcriptional regulator, translating into MEEFVNFLRGVISIDDLDLQLVLSRCNERLVPKGKLILRKGQIANQYFFIVSGGVRFYYHLNQEERTSWICFKDEFFTEISSLNPQKPSRFNIDTIEETRLIFIDKKDMDFLYAHVSVWQELGRKIWEATSVRMIDQILNFQTLSAEQRYLEFMNNPEFLQKVPVKQLAEVLGITPNALSRIRKNVR; encoded by the coding sequence ATGGAAGAATTCGTCAACTTTTTAAGAGGGGTGATATCGATTGATGACCTGGATCTTCAATTGGTGCTTTCCAGGTGTAACGAAAGGTTAGTTCCTAAGGGAAAGCTGATTTTGCGTAAAGGTCAAATCGCCAATCAATATTTTTTTATCGTATCAGGAGGGGTCCGCTTCTATTATCATCTGAACCAAGAGGAAAGAACGAGCTGGATTTGTTTCAAGGATGAGTTTTTTACAGAGATTTCCAGCCTTAATCCCCAAAAGCCATCCCGCTTTAACATTGACACCATCGAAGAAACCAGGCTGATTTTCATTGACAAAAAGGATATGGATTTCTTATATGCCCACGTGAGCGTCTGGCAAGAGTTGGGCCGCAAAATCTGGGAGGCAACCTCGGTCAGGATGATCGACCAGATCCTGAATTTCCAAACCCTTTCCGCCGAGCAGCGTTATTTGGAATTTATGAATAACCCTGAATTTTTACAAAAAGTACCAGTCAAACAGCTCGCCGAAGTCCTTGGCATTACACCGAATGCATTGAGCCGGATCAGAAAAAATGTCCGTTGA
- a CDS encoding NADPH-dependent FMN reductase, whose translation MKPIRIIGISGSLRSDSTNTLVLKTLAKCFPENVDYQIFDGLDKIPHFRPGLSENEGVIKFKMAIQHADGIVICTPEYAFGIPGTLKNALDWTVATGDLNEKPVAAISSSPLNTGGDKALAALLLTLTALGTKKNQQSAYSIPNVNLKINALRQLDDELTQTGLQAQCDNLLEIIGNVKLNG comes from the coding sequence ATGAAACCAATTCGTATAATAGGTATTTCAGGCAGCTTGCGTTCAGACTCGACCAATACGCTTGTCCTGAAAACGCTGGCAAAATGTTTCCCTGAAAATGTAGATTACCAAATATTTGATGGTTTGGATAAAATCCCACATTTCAGGCCGGGACTTTCAGAAAATGAAGGTGTTATCAAATTTAAAATGGCCATCCAACATGCTGATGGCATTGTTATCTGCACACCCGAATATGCATTTGGCATCCCGGGAACATTGAAGAATGCACTCGACTGGACTGTGGCAACAGGCGATCTGAATGAGAAACCCGTGGCCGCCATCAGCTCTTCTCCGCTCAATACGGGCGGCGACAAAGCCCTTGCTGCCCTGCTGCTAACGCTGACGGCCCTGGGAACAAAGAAAAACCAGCAAAGCGCTTATTCCATTCCAAACGTAAATCTCAAGATCAACGCATTAAGGCAACTTGATGACGAATTAACGCAGACCGGACTGCAGGCGCAATGTGACAACCTGTTAGAAATTATCGGAAACGTGAAGCTCAACGGCTAA
- the uraH gene encoding hydroxyisourate hydrolase yields MKKLLFVLTLMLSTTLAYPQSKTYQLSSHILDISKGMPASDVPIRLEKLDADKKTWSIVAEKVTDSNGRISDFLSAESSNEGIYKLTFLTAAYFKKQKIESFYPFIEVVFEIKGSKHYHVPITLSAYGYSTYRGN; encoded by the coding sequence ATGAAAAAATTACTTTTTGTGCTGACGCTGATGCTAAGCACAACCCTGGCTTACCCGCAATCTAAAACGTATCAGTTATCAAGTCATATCCTTGATATATCCAAAGGAATGCCCGCATCAGACGTACCTATCCGACTGGAAAAACTGGACGCTGATAAAAAAACATGGTCAATCGTAGCGGAAAAAGTAACCGACTCGAATGGCCGGATTTCCGACTTTCTTAGCGCTGAAAGCTCTAATGAAGGTATCTACAAGCTGACGTTTTTGACAGCAGCTTATTTCAAAAAACAAAAAATAGAGAGCTTCTATCCGTTTATTGAGGTTGTCTTCGAGATCAAAGGCAGCAAACATTATCACGTACCAATCACACTGTCGGCATACGGTTATTCTACTTACAGAGGTAACTAG
- a CDS encoding Crp/Fnr family transcriptional regulator, translating to MQPTNKIPALYQPLASYILSRHDIDHDKLENICSFFHPVKAARNQVLISYNDTCRAYYFINTGSLRVFTLNNAGVETSRYFAFEGMFATALPSFIDQKPALEYLQALEKSELLVISRKDFFQLVDTLPEFSRIYREILELGFVNAQKRIYGFQGFDALEKVKWIIASQPKFLLRVSNKMAASYLGISPSTLSRVKSRL from the coding sequence ATGCAACCAACCAATAAAATACCTGCTCTATATCAACCTCTGGCATCTTACATTCTGAGCAGACATGATATTGACCATGACAAACTTGAAAATATATGTTCATTCTTTCATCCCGTAAAAGCTGCCAGAAACCAAGTTTTGATCAGCTATAATGATACTTGCAGGGCCTACTACTTTATTAATACGGGATCTCTTCGGGTATTCACATTAAATAATGCAGGAGTTGAAACGTCGCGTTATTTTGCTTTTGAGGGCATGTTTGCCACGGCTCTGCCCAGCTTTATAGATCAGAAGCCGGCCTTGGAATATCTGCAGGCCCTTGAAAAATCAGAGCTGCTTGTAATATCACGAAAGGACTTTTTTCAGCTCGTAGATACCCTACCCGAGTTCAGTCGCATCTACCGGGAAATACTGGAATTAGGCTTTGTAAATGCTCAAAAACGTATTTACGGCTTCCAGGGTTTTGACGCGCTGGAAAAAGTAAAGTGGATCATTGCATCACAACCAAAATTTTTACTGCGGGTATCCAATAAGATGGCCGCTTCGTACCTGGGAATTTCTCCATCTACATTAAGCCGCGTAAAATCCCGACTCTAA